One genomic region from Marinilabiliales bacterium encodes:
- a CDS encoding type II toxin-antitoxin system RelE/ParE family toxin — protein MAKIKFAKRSLDDLESIAEYISRDSARYAKITVQKILERIKILEVNPLIGRIVPEVNKKEIREIIYGNFRIIYHHDGNIVNILSIHHSARDLSKRGILPDK, from the coding sequence ATGGCTAAAATAAAGTTTGCAAAACGATCATTAGACGATTTAGAAAGTATCGCTGAGTATATTTCCCGGGATTCAGCCAGATATGCTAAAATAACAGTTCAGAAAATTCTGGAGAGAATTAAAATACTGGAAGTTAATCCCCTGATCGGCCGAATTGTTCCGGAAGTTAATAAGAAAGAAATCAGAGAAATAATTTACGGCAATTTCAGAATTATTTACCATCATGATGGGAATATAGTTAATATTCTTTCAATACATCATTCAGCCAGAGATTTGAGCAAGAGAGGAATACTACCAGATAAATAA
- a CDS encoding DUF3006 domain-containing protein produces MYKLHWQLKSSHSTLTCARYPELIGKEEAQVSAPLSELPEGAGEGTWLDISFSINRKLTDEQYRKNRDLLDKIKRKKSGG; encoded by the coding sequence ATGTATAAATTGCATTGGCAACTTAAATCATCGCATTCCACACTCACCTGTGCCAGGTACCCGGAGCTTATCGGCAAAGAGGAGGCGCAGGTAAGCGCGCCTTTATCTGAGCTGCCAGAGGGGGCAGGCGAAGGGACCTGGCTGGATATCAGTTTCAGCATCAACAGGAAGCTGACCGATGAACAGTACCGGAAAAACCGGGACCTCCTCGACAAGATAAAGCGCAAAAAAAGTGGTGGATAA
- a CDS encoding DUF433 domain-containing protein yields the protein MTNYQNIIKINPEKRFGKPCIRDTRISVYDVLSWLASGMTHEEITTDFPEITEEDISACLSYAAERERKIRVVS from the coding sequence ATGACTAATTATCAAAATATCATCAAAATAAATCCAGAGAAACGATTCGGTAAACCATGCATTCGGGACACCCGGATTTCTGTATATGATGTTTTGAGCTGGTTAGCTTCAGGTATGACTCATGAGGAAATAACCACAGACTTCCCTGAAATTACAGAAGAAGATATTTCAGCCTGTCTCTCTTATGCAGCAGAAAGGGAGAGAAAAATCCGGGTTGTGTCATGA
- a CDS encoding DUF3006 domain-containing protein translates to MNAVIDRISGGTAVLLIGKEEAQVSAPLSELPEGAGEGTWLDISFSINRKLTDEQYRKNRDLLDKIKRKKSGG, encoded by the coding sequence ATGAACGCAGTAATAGACAGGATATCGGGCGGCACTGCCGTCCTGCTTATCGGCAAAGAGGAGGCGCAGGTAAGCGCGCCTTTATCTGAGCTGCCAGAGGGGGCAGGCGAAGGGACCTGGCTGGATATCAGTTTCAGCATCAACAGGAAGCTGACCGATGAACAGTACCGGAAAAACCGGGACCTCCTCGACAAGATAAAGCGCAAGAAAAGTGGTGGATAA
- a CDS encoding MBL fold metallo-hydrolase encodes MMEKRSFAIEGKLRIIKGIPFPARKIVMQAALCFRWLFSAAPLSIRKPKNLTAQSFIKTVFAAPPLTMQQRLLPLLLAAMLIITACSGCSKWSKDRAGEDDNRFEVHFIDVGQGDAILVLTPSKTMLVDAGPRDGNAASYIRSLGVEEIDIVVATHPHADHIGGMPEVFVSFPVREIIDPGVVHTTLTYARYLELIDSLEIPYSEGRKGMRRDLGDNAFAEILHPTNPDEALLNDASVVIRLVLGDVIVLLTGDIERKSEEQLLAEYASGMPAADRSVLSSHILKVPHHGSATSSHPAFIAAVSPQTSIIMCGLHNPFGNPHRQTLAILESAGSQVWRTDLYGHIVVRTNGTDYSVDITREGPVEPAMININEATLEELQYIIHIGPERARQIMRLRPFESIDDLIRVDGIGAARLEDIKRQNIVVVE; translated from the coding sequence ATGATGGAAAAAAGGTCATTTGCAATAGAGGGTAAGCTTCGGATTATTAAGGGTATCCCCTTCCCCGCCCGGAAGATCGTGATGCAGGCAGCGTTGTGCTTCAGATGGCTTTTTTCTGCTGCACCTTTGTCCATAAGGAAGCCGAAAAATCTTACGGCACAAAGCTTTATAAAAACAGTATTTGCAGCACCTCCTTTGACCATGCAGCAGAGGCTGCTGCCGTTACTCCTGGCGGCAATGCTTATCATCACAGCATGCAGTGGTTGCAGCAAATGGAGCAAAGACAGGGCCGGGGAAGATGACAATAGGTTTGAGGTCCACTTTATTGATGTCGGTCAGGGTGATGCCATCCTGGTGCTGACCCCCTCGAAAACCATGCTGGTCGATGCTGGTCCTCGCGACGGCAATGCCGCATCCTACATACGCTCGCTCGGTGTTGAGGAGATTGATATCGTGGTTGCCACCCACCCCCATGCCGACCATATCGGAGGCATGCCTGAGGTCTTCGTTTCCTTCCCCGTAAGGGAGATCATCGATCCCGGCGTTGTGCACACCACACTCACCTATGCCAGGTACCTGGAGCTTATCGATTCGCTTGAAATACCCTATTCTGAGGGGAGGAAGGGCATGAGGCGCGATCTTGGTGATAACGCTTTCGCGGAAATACTCCACCCCACCAATCCTGATGAGGCACTGCTGAACGATGCTTCGGTGGTTATCAGGCTGGTGCTGGGTGATGTAATCGTGCTGCTGACAGGCGATATTGAAAGAAAGAGTGAGGAGCAGCTGCTGGCGGAATATGCATCGGGAATGCCCGCCGCGGACCGGTCAGTTCTGTCAAGCCATATCCTCAAGGTGCCACACCACGGCAGTGCGACAAGCTCGCACCCGGCTTTCATCGCAGCAGTGAGTCCGCAAACGAGCATAATAATGTGCGGGCTTCACAATCCATTCGGCAACCCGCACAGGCAGACGCTGGCAATACTTGAGTCCGCTGGATCACAGGTATGGCGTACTGATTTGTACGGGCATATCGTTGTCAGGACAAATGGCACTGATTACAGCGTGGATATTACCCGTGAGGGACCGGTTGAACCGGCAATGATCAACATCAATGAAGCCACCCTGGAGGAGCTGCAGTATATCATCCATATCGGGCCGGAAAGAGCCAGGCAGATAATGAGGCTGAGGCCCTTCGAATCAATTGACGACCTGATAAGGGTTGACGGCATAGGAGCAGCAAGACTTGAGGATATCAAAAGGCAGAATATAGTGGTAGTGGAGTAA
- a CDS encoding nucleotidyl transferase AbiEii/AbiGii toxin family protein yields MKNNAKSIRSRLYNISKIRNISFQHLIIRYLHERLLYRLSVSSYCNNFFLKGGTLLYAYSKSEKPRYTLDIDFSLQQMRYNVQNVVKAMRYICSVTDNDGVIFDSSGITANEIKENDPYGGLRVFVTAHLDTIQQRLQVDIGFGDIIYPDPVKIFFPVLLDSQASPLINAYTIETIIAEKFHSMIDLADLNSRMKDFYDVYKLIEVGDYSESVLLNSVRITFENRNTYYVKNHSLFADEFSLDKQRNKTWIAFTKKIEIENPAPFPDVMLVIRRVLQPIWNALA; encoded by the coding sequence ATGAAGAATAACGCAAAATCTATCAGGTCCAGACTTTACAATATCTCAAAGATCAGAAATATTAGCTTTCAGCATCTTATCATTCGATATCTTCATGAGCGTTTGCTATATCGTCTCTCGGTTAGCAGCTATTGTAATAATTTTTTTCTTAAGGGAGGAACCCTGCTATATGCATATAGCAAATCCGAAAAACCAAGATACACCCTTGATATTGATTTTTCGTTGCAGCAGATGAGGTATAACGTTCAGAATGTGGTTAAAGCAATGAGATATATTTGTTCAGTTACTGACAATGATGGGGTTATATTTGATAGCTCTGGCATTACTGCAAACGAAATTAAGGAAAACGATCCCTATGGAGGGTTAAGGGTATTTGTCACGGCACATCTGGATACCATCCAACAAAGGTTGCAGGTGGACATAGGTTTTGGTGATATTATATATCCCGATCCGGTCAAAATATTTTTCCCTGTATTATTGGATAGCCAGGCAAGCCCGTTAATAAATGCCTATACTATTGAAACCATAATTGCCGAGAAGTTCCATTCAATGATAGATCTTGCAGATTTAAATAGCAGGATGAAAGATTTCTATGATGTTTACAAACTCATTGAAGTTGGAGATTACAGTGAATCGGTATTATTAAACTCTGTCAGGATAACCTTTGAAAACCGAAACACCTACTACGTTAAAAACCATTCCTTATTTGCCGATGAATTTAGTTTGGACAAGCAACGTAACAAGACATGGATTGCCTTTACAAAAAAAATAGAAATTGAAAACCCAGCCCCATTTCCAGATGTAATGTTAGTGATCAGAAGGGTATTGCAACCCATTTGGAATGCATTGGCTTAA
- a CDS encoding sigma-70 family RNA polymerase sigma factor: protein MVEEQDFIETLEANKGIIHNICRLYCEDKDDRMDLYQEIVTRLWKVRHTFRGESKISTWIYRVALNLAISDLRKKKREPARIDGDTEITEIPDEDQGYIHEDIKLLYKAIESLSKVERAMILLNLDKQPYEEIAGIMGIKPNHARVKMHRIKEKLKTIFNNLGYG, encoded by the coding sequence CTGGTGGAAGAACAGGATTTTATAGAAACTCTTGAAGCAAATAAGGGGATCATCCATAATATATGCCGGCTTTATTGTGAGGACAAAGATGACAGGATGGATCTCTATCAGGAAATTGTTACACGATTATGGAAAGTAAGACATACATTCAGGGGAGAATCAAAAATCAGCACATGGATCTACCGGGTAGCGCTGAATCTGGCAATTTCAGATTTAAGAAAGAAAAAGAGGGAACCGGCAAGGATTGATGGTGACACAGAAATTACAGAAATCCCGGATGAAGACCAGGGATATATTCACGAGGACATTAAACTGCTTTACAAAGCAATTGAAAGCCTGTCGAAGGTGGAACGAGCCATGATTCTTCTAAACCTCGATAAGCAGCCATATGAAGAGATTGCAGGAATAATGGGGATCAAACCAAATCATGCCCGTGTTAAAATGCACAGGATCAAAGAAAAGCTAAAAACAATCTTTAACAATCTTGGCTATGGATGA
- a CDS encoding class I SAM-dependent methyltransferase → MTELSPRFWEVFFEVYENLPRQGPGNRSCAARALDYCRDLPEFPTILDLGCGVGGQTIQLAEMMSGSIVAVDNHAPSIERLRTAITRNGLSQRISAIVGDIANMDLAPGSFDLIWSEGALYSIGLGNALRVCHGLLRHGGYLAFTDAVWRKENPPPEVKASFDLDYPTMGWLEDDVALLHDCGFDIIGHFTLPDEAWWDDFYTPMEVRIDELRSRYAGDPEASAILDQLAEEPVIHRRYSEFYAYEFFVASR, encoded by the coding sequence ATGACTGAACTGAGCCCACGTTTCTGGGAAGTGTTTTTCGAGGTATACGAGAACCTGCCCCGTCAGGGTCCTGGCAACCGCTCTTGCGCCGCCAGAGCTCTGGATTATTGCCGCGATCTGCCTGAGTTTCCCACAATCCTCGATTTGGGGTGCGGTGTAGGTGGGCAGACTATACAGCTTGCTGAAATGATGTCTGGTTCCATCGTGGCAGTCGATAACCACGCACCGAGTATTGAGCGGCTGCGTACGGCAATTACACGGAATGGGCTTTCTCAGCGCATCAGCGCGATCGTAGGAGATATTGCTAACATGGATCTTGCACCTGGAAGCTTTGATCTCATCTGGTCGGAAGGAGCGCTTTACAGTATAGGCCTCGGGAACGCTCTGCGCGTTTGCCATGGATTGCTGCGCCACGGTGGCTACCTTGCGTTTACTGATGCGGTCTGGCGCAAGGAGAACCCGCCTCCTGAAGTGAAAGCCAGCTTCGACCTGGATTATCCGACCATGGGATGGCTGGAGGATGATGTGGCCTTGTTACATGACTGCGGATTTGATATTATCGGGCATTTCACATTGCCTGATGAAGCGTGGTGGGACGATTTCTACACACCCATGGAGGTGCGCATTGATGAGTTGCGCAGCAGATATGCCGGTGACCCTGAAGCCTCGGCCATACTGGACCAACTTGCAGAGGAACCGGTTATTCATCGGCGTTATTCCGAATTCTATGCCTACGAGTTTTTCGTGGCAAGCCGGTAA
- a CDS encoding VOC family protein: MKILENNMAQVAVIVEDIEKSAEFYASMFGIDKPGVIVADGHESRPTLYRGKPSDATAKLAFIELENIQIELIEPDGTPSIWQEFADNYHQGLQHIAFRVDDIDEAEKKFAAAGMEILQSGGWDGGAYSYIDATKQMGTIIELLYNY; this comes from the coding sequence ATGAAGATACTCGAAAACAACATGGCCCAGGTTGCTGTAATTGTCGAAGATATCGAGAAAAGCGCAGAATTCTACGCCAGCATGTTTGGCATTGATAAACCAGGGGTAATTGTTGCTGACGGGCATGAGAGCCGCCCGACCCTGTATCGCGGAAAACCCAGTGATGCAACCGCGAAGCTTGCATTCATCGAGCTTGAGAATATCCAGATCGAGCTGATTGAACCAGACGGCACGCCCAGCATATGGCAGGAGTTTGCCGATAATTACCACCAGGGGCTTCAGCATATAGCTTTCCGGGTTGATGATATAGACGAGGCAGAGAAGAAATTTGCGGCAGCCGGTATGGAAATTCTCCAGAGTGGCGGATGGGATGGCGGAGCATACTCATATATCGACGCCACGAAACAGATGGGAACCATTATCGAACTGCTATATAATTACTAA
- a CDS encoding acyl-CoA desaturase gives MVIKTIVMITLYIAPYILMVTGVIHSTPLILVCWILMGLGKAGIGMVLMHDANHGSYSKNTRVNNLLSNSLFILGGLPATWQNQHNTLHHRYTNIDGYDGDINPAPLLRFSPHRPLRKIHRYQYLYAWILYGLMTISWITAKDFKQLVYYRKMGILESGKKSYTRLMIELVISKILYYAILLVIPLLILPTPWYLTLLFFFVMHFIAGLVLSTVFQTAHVMPDSAYPLPDKDGNIDHSWTVHQLLTTSDYAPNSRVLSWLTGGLNFQAVHHLFPHVCHVHYRNLAPIVKETTDKHEVPYHVQPSFLKAIRNHAKMLKLLGRETA, from the coding sequence ATGGTGATTAAAACCATAGTCATGATCACATTATACATCGCACCTTATATACTTATGGTGACAGGGGTGATCCATTCCACTCCCCTGATCCTGGTATGCTGGATCTTAATGGGATTGGGGAAGGCCGGCATAGGTATGGTACTCATGCATGATGCCAACCACGGAAGCTATTCAAAAAACACCCGGGTAAATAACCTGCTCAGTAATTCACTGTTTATTTTAGGCGGGCTTCCTGCAACATGGCAAAATCAGCATAACACCCTTCACCACAGATATACAAATATTGACGGTTACGACGGTGATATTAACCCTGCGCCCCTGCTGCGGTTTTCCCCTCACAGGCCCCTTCGGAAAATTCACAGATACCAGTATTTGTATGCATGGATCTTATACGGGCTTATGACCATTTCCTGGATCACAGCCAAAGATTTCAAACAACTGGTCTATTACAGGAAAATGGGCATCCTCGAAAGCGGCAAAAAATCCTACACCCGGTTGATGATTGAGCTGGTGATCTCAAAAATTTTGTACTATGCAATTTTGCTTGTGATCCCGCTGCTGATACTGCCCACGCCATGGTACCTGACCCTGTTGTTCTTTTTTGTCATGCATTTTATCGCTGGGCTGGTCCTCAGCACAGTATTTCAAACAGCGCATGTGATGCCTGATTCGGCTTATCCGCTGCCCGATAAGGATGGCAATATTGATCATAGCTGGACCGTGCATCAATTGCTTACAACCTCCGATTATGCGCCAAACAGCAGGGTGCTTTCATGGCTGACGGGTGGATTGAACTTCCAGGCAGTACATCATCTGTTTCCCCATGTTTGTCATGTGCATTACAGGAACCTGGCTCCCATCGTAAAAGAGACCACAGACAAACATGAGGTGCCTTATCACGTGCAACCCTCTTTCCTGAAGGCAATCCGTAATCACGCCAAAATGCTCAAACTCCTTGGGCGGGAGACTGCATGA
- a CDS encoding LacI family transcriptional regulator — MRITIKDIARRLNVHHSTVSRALRMDPRIKHETGEMIRSYAAQEGYHINLNALKLRGSLRNMIALIVPNINHRFFSNIINYLSDLANENNYVLSIYQSNENFDRECSLIEKLIQQDVAGVIASVSDKTRSGEHFRALNRVRIPLVFFDRVLYDADASRVTANNREIVESLVSELAGSGRKKIAHVSGPDHINVFGDRNLGYKNGVKKNGAGYFKQVIIEEEFNLESGRKAAMEIFSAEIIPDAVISTSFFLSMGIISHLGEKNLKIPDDVVVAGFGDKLFNSLLHPEIISVEQPEEEMASAAFQLLVDQMEFGGYPVNYDYKNIELKSRII, encoded by the coding sequence ATGAGAATCACCATTAAAGATATTGCCAGAAGACTGAATGTTCATCATTCAACTGTTTCACGTGCGTTACGGATGGATCCGCGTATTAAGCATGAAACGGGTGAGATGATCAGGAGTTATGCCGCACAGGAGGGCTATCATATAAATTTGAATGCACTTAAGCTCCGGGGGAGCCTGCGAAATATGATAGCATTGATAGTACCCAACATTAATCACCGGTTTTTCTCGAATATCATTAATTATTTGTCGGATCTTGCCAATGAGAACAACTATGTACTGTCAATATACCAGTCCAATGAAAATTTTGACCGGGAGTGCAGCCTGATTGAGAAACTGATCCAGCAGGATGTTGCGGGGGTGATTGCCTCTGTTTCTGACAAAACCCGGTCAGGAGAGCACTTCAGGGCGCTGAACAGGGTTCGGATCCCCCTGGTCTTCTTTGACAGGGTGCTTTATGATGCAGACGCTTCACGTGTAACGGCAAACAACAGGGAGATAGTTGAATCGCTGGTTTCTGAGCTTGCCGGAAGTGGCCGGAAAAAAATAGCCCATGTTTCCGGGCCTGATCACATTAATGTTTTCGGTGACCGCAACCTGGGTTACAAAAATGGGGTCAAAAAAAATGGAGCCGGGTATTTTAAACAGGTCATCATCGAGGAAGAGTTCAACCTGGAATCGGGCAGAAAGGCAGCAATGGAAATTTTTTCCGCTGAAATAATTCCTGATGCTGTAATTTCAACCTCCTTTTTCCTTTCAATGGGCATAATAAGCCACCTGGGGGAGAAAAACCTGAAGATACCTGATGATGTTGTAGTTGCCGGTTTCGGCGACAAGCTGTTCAATTCCTTACTGCATCCGGAAATTATTTCAGTTGAACAGCCTGAAGAGGAGATGGCTTCAGCTGCCTTCCAGCTGCTTGTTGATCAGATGGAATTCGGTGGCTATCCGGTAAATTATGATTATAAAAACATTGAATTGAAATCCAGAATTATATAA
- a CDS encoding alcohol dehydrogenase, translating into MPSTMKGAYLPGDSTVALKDVPVPEPGHGEVLIRTKSSTICGSDIRAIYHEHLGKGAEGYNNKVAGHEPSGQIVKCGPGLRRFREGDRVVVYHISGCGVCNDCRRGFMISCTSPHRAAYGWQRDGGMASYILAEEKDLVLLPDSLSYTDGAQIACGFGTCYEALNRIGICGSDAVLVVGLGPVGLATLMIAKAMGAQMLVGVDTVKERCDLAREKDLADHIFVSGTGTLDDILALTVGGQGFERSVDCSGDTHGRQLAIRATRKWGKMAMVGEGGTVEFNPSPDIIHDQITIYGSWVTSIWLMEELVERIARWGIHPEDLVTHRFTIDRADEAYRLMAGGKCGKVAIVFDEEIQGSEK; encoded by the coding sequence ATTCCATCCACTATGAAAGGAGCATATCTTCCGGGTGACAGCACTGTTGCCCTGAAAGATGTTCCGGTGCCTGAGCCCGGCCATGGCGAGGTGCTTATCAGAACTAAATCATCAACGATCTGCGGTAGCGATATCCGTGCAATATATCATGAGCACCTGGGCAAGGGGGCAGAGGGCTACAATAACAAGGTCGCCGGTCATGAGCCGTCGGGACAGATTGTGAAGTGCGGTCCGGGTCTGCGCCGGTTCAGGGAGGGTGACCGGGTTGTAGTTTACCATATCTCAGGTTGCGGTGTGTGCAATGATTGCCGGAGAGGCTTCATGATCAGCTGTACCAGTCCCCATCGCGCCGCCTACGGCTGGCAGCGTGACGGGGGTATGGCTTCTTACATACTGGCTGAGGAGAAGGACCTGGTATTGCTTCCCGACTCCCTCAGTTATACTGACGGCGCCCAGATTGCATGCGGCTTCGGTACCTGCTATGAGGCTCTGAACCGGATCGGCATATGCGGGAGTGATGCCGTTCTTGTGGTCGGACTGGGACCAGTGGGACTGGCTACGCTTATGATTGCCAAAGCAATGGGTGCACAGATGCTTGTTGGCGTCGACACGGTAAAGGAGCGTTGTGACCTGGCCCGGGAGAAAGATCTGGCCGACCATATTTTCGTTTCCGGTACCGGCACGCTGGATGATATATTGGCTCTCACTGTGGGGGGACAGGGTTTTGAGAGGTCGGTCGACTGCTCGGGAGATACGCACGGGCGCCAGCTTGCCATACGTGCCACCCGTAAATGGGGAAAAATGGCAATGGTAGGCGAGGGCGGAACGGTTGAATTCAATCCAAGTCCCGATATCATACACGATCAGATCACCATTTACGGATCGTGGGTAACCAGCATCTGGCTGATGGAAGAGCTGGTGGAACGCATTGCTCGCTGGGGCATCCACCCGGAAGATCTGGTTACGCACCGTTTCACCATTGACAGGGCAGATGAAGCCTATAGGCTCATGGCCGGGGGTAAATGCGGCAAGGTGGCAATAGTTTTTGATGAGGAGATACAGGGATCAGAAAAATAA